The sequence CGGGTTCTCGCGTCCGTGATGCGGTCCAGCCGGAAGGTCCTGTTCTCGCCGGTGACGTACCAGCGGCCCCCGTGGGCGACGATTCCGTACGCGTGCAGGGTGCGTTCGGTGCGCCTTCCTTCGCGGTCGGTATAGCGGATCGCCACCGGCCTTCGGTGGCGCACCGCGTCGGCGAGGGTGAGCAGGATTTCGGCGTCCGGGATGTCGAATGTTCCGGGGCGGCCGGTGAATTCGAGCGATTCCACAAGGGCGTCGAGCCTGCGGGCGATGTGCTTCGGCAGCACGCGCCGGATTTTCGCCGCCGCCGTCTCGTTCGCGGTGCGCTGGGCGGTCGTCAGATCCGCGCGGCGGCCGGCGATCAGGCCGAGCAGGACGGCCAGCGCCTCGTCGTCGCCGAACATGAGCGGGGGCAGGCGGTAGCCGGGGGCGAGGCGGTACCCGCCGTATCGGCCGCGCACCGATTCCACGGGGACGTCCAGGTCGACGAGCTGGTCCACGTAGCGCCGGACGGTGCGCCCTTCGACGCCGAGCCGGTCGGCGAGTTCGGCGATCGTCCGGGTGCCGCCCGATTGCAGCAGTTCCAGCAGGGTGAGGACGCGGCCGGTGGGTCGGGACATATTTACCAGGCTACGTCCGATAGTGGACCGGTTCTGTCCACTATTCGTTCTAGCGTTCCCCCTATCCGAACCTTGGGAGGAACAGCATGGACTTCGTTTCGATCCGCATCATCACCGAGGACGTCGCGCGTCTCGTCGCGTTCTACGAAAAGGTCACCGGCGTGCAGGCGGACTGGTCCACCGAGGACTTCGCTGAGCTGACGACGTCCGGTGCCACGCTGGCGATCGCCAGCACGCGGACCGTCCCGCTGTTCGCGCCGGGCTCGGCCCGTCCGGCCGACAACCACAGTGTCATCACCGAATTCCTGGTGGACGACGTGGACCGCGTCTTCCAGAACCTGACCGGCTTCGTCACTGACGTCGTCGCCGAACCCACGACGATGCCGTGGGGCAACCGGTCGCTGCTGTTCCGCGATCCCGACGGCAACCTCGTCAACTTCTTCACGCCCGTCACCCCGGCGGCCGTCGAGAAGTTCGCTAGAGCACGCCGCACTCGCTGAGCCTGCGGACGTGCCGCGTCATGTCCGCCGCGAGCTGACGCAGCCCCTCGGGGTCGTCGTCCAGCAGCGGCCCGACCACCATCGACGCGACGGCCGCCGCGATCGTCCGGCACGCGAACCGCGCGTCCTCGGACCCGGAGTCGAACAGCCCCGCGATGCGGTCGGCCAGCCGGTACTGGAACTGGAGCCGCCGGGTGATCGCCTCCGGCCCCGCCGCGTGCGCCTCCACCAGGAATAGCCGCGCGTAGCCGGGCTCGCTCGCCAGCGACGTCACGTAGGCGTCGATCGCGCGCTCGAACCGTTCGAGCGGCGTGCCGGCGCCCTCCACGGCCTCGTTCAGGCGCGCCTCCAGCAGCTCGGTCGCCGCGTCGAACGTCGCCATGAAGCAGTCGAGCTTGGACGAGAAGAGCTGGTAGAACGTCTGGCGCGACACGCCGGCGAGCTTCAGGACGTCCCCGACCGACGTGGCCGCGAACCCCTGCCGGCTCATCGCCTGCGCCATCGCCAGGAACAGCCGGGCGCGCTGCGTCCGCGCGACCTCGTCGGGGGGCAGCGCGTGGCGCCCGCGGGGCAGGCGTCGATGTGTGGGGACGGTCACGCCCACACTTTAGAACAAGCCTTCCCTTGCGCAGTCCCCGGCGGGCGTCCGGTTCTGTCGTACCCGGTCGCCATAGTGGGCGGGGCCGGAAGGACCGGCGTGCAGGCCGTCAGGAGTTGTCATCATGGGACAGATCGTCGCGAACTTCTTCATTTCGCTGGACGGCGTCGTGGAGCGCCCCGACCAGTGGCACTTCCCCTACTTCAACGACGAGATGGGGGAGACGATCGGCGCGGGCATGAAGACCTACGACGCCTTCCTCATGGGCCGCACGATGTACGACGAGTGGTCGCAGTACTGGCCGCAGCAGAGCGCGGACGAGCCGTTCGCCACGTTCATCAACGAGATCCCGAAGTACGTGGTCTCCAACAGCCTCACCGAGGCGACCTGGTCGAACACGACCATCATCCCCGGTGCCACCGCCGCCGAGGAGCTCCGCGCCCTGAAGTCGTCCCTGCCCCGCGACATCGGCATGTCCGGCAGCACGACCCTCGTCCGCTGGCTCCTCGCCGAAAAGCTGCTGGACCGCCTGGAACTCCTGATCCACCCCATCGTGGTGGGCCACGGAGAACGCCTCTTCACCGACGGCGAGACCTACCCGCTGACCCTGACGCAGCAGAAGACCCTCAAGACGGGCGTCCTGCACACGACCTACACCCCGGCCGCCGCCTGACGCCGACAACCGAGTACAGCCAACGGCCCCGAAGACGGTATCGTCTTTGCGGTCAAGGGGCTGTGGCGCAGTTGGTAGCGCGGCGAGCTTACACCTCGTAGGTCGTCGGTTCGAGTCCGGCCAGCCCCACCTTGGTGGGCTTACTAGAACACTGGGCCACTGCGGTAGCGCCCAAGATCACTTCCAGCCCACGTCGCGGGCCACCTCGACTGGAGGCGGCCAGGTCACGAGGCTGCCGTGGCGAGGATGGCGTCCCGGGAAGCGACGACCTGCTCGTGCAGCTGTGCCGCGTCGACACCGACCAGCCGGCCACCGGACTTGCGGATCACGCCCGCGACCAGCACGGTCTCGATGTTGCGCGGGTCGGCGCCCAGCACGAGCGTGCCCACGGCGTCGTTGAGCGGCATGGTGTTGACGTCGGTGGCGTTGACGACCAGCAGGTCCGCCTGCTTGCCGGGCGTGAGCGAGCCGGTGATCGAGTCCAGCCCATTGGTGCGCGCGCCCTGCAGGGTGGCGAAATCGAGCACGTCGCGGGTGGTGATCCGGTTCGGAATGGCGTCGGTGCCGTATGCGCGGTTGACCGCCCGCATTCGCTGGATCGCGTGCAGCGCCCGCATCTGGGTGAACATGTCGCTGGCCAGCGCCACCTCCACGTCGATGCTGAGCCCCGGACGGACCCCGGCCGCCAGCGCCTCGTCGATGGCCGGGATCGCGGTCTCCAGGCCGATCTGGGCGTCGGAGGTCGGCGCGAGCGAGACGGTCGTGCCGGTGTCGCCGATCGCCCGCCACGCCTCCACCGTCAGCCCGGTGGCGTGGATCAGCGTGACGTGCGGGCCGAGCAACCCGTCCTTTGCCCAGTCCAAGATTGCCGCGGACGACGACATACCGAACACCGCGTCCACGCTGACGCCGATACCCAGCTCCCGGGCGAACGCCGCGAGCCGCGGCGCGTACGCATGCAGTGGCCCGGCGATCTCGCTGGTCGCGAGTGTGGCCAGCCGAACTGTGACCAGTCCGGAGGAGTGCGCCGCGTGCAGTCGCTGCACGTCCTGCGGCCATTGCTGGTCCCAGTCGCCGAAGTGCGGCGCCATCGAGGCGTGCACGCCTCGGATTCCGGTGTCCACCAGTGCCTGGATCGCGGCGTCGGAGTGGGCGGCGCTGCGCGAGTTGTGCGAGAAGTCGAGCATCGTGGTGATGCCGGCGTCCAGCGCCGAGAGGGCCGCGAGGCGGGTCCCGACGTAGACGTCATGTGCCCTGTAGGCGGGCGCGATGCGGGCGAGGGTGCTCGTGACGTAGGCGCCGAGGTCGGTCACGTCGGGGATGCTGCGTCGCAACTGTGCCTGCCACGCGTGCCGGTGCGTGTCGACGAAGCCAGGGCTCACGATCCGGCCGGTGGTGTCGACGATTTCGGCGCCGCGGGCCTGGGGGTGGTCGCGCAGATCGGGCCCGACAGCCACGATGTGCTCGCCGCTGACCAGCACGTCACCCCGTGCCAGGTCGCCCAGCTCCGGGTCCATGGTGACGACGGAGCCGCCGGTGAACAGGATGTTCATGATCGCTCCTGGGGTGCTCGGTGAAGGATGTAGCCGGCGTGGTGCAGCACGCCGTCGAGGAACTCGCCGTACGCCCAGAACCCCAGATCGTCGAGGTAGACGATGCGATTCCCGTCGATCCAGAAGCTGCCCTGGTAAGCGTGCGGGCGACCGCCGCGGGTCTCGTCGTAGCGGCCGTCGGGGGTGAGTTCCTGGTACAGGAAGCCGGACTCGTCGATCCACATCCCGACATACGGGCTGTGGGCCGGGCGCCGCCGGGCAACCGGGACAGCCGGCGAGGACGTGGTCGCCCGTGAGATCCCGTCGACCACTACCAGGACCGCGTGCTCCGGGCGCCAGATGACGTACTCCCAGGCGTTGCGGCCGTGGGTGTCGATCACTGCGAAGGTGGCCGGGCTTCCTGGCGCAAGGGTGCTGAGTCCGGCGATCGGGACGATGCTCAGGCCGCTGCAGTCGACCACGGTCGCGCCGTCGTCCCCGGCCGCGGTGTGCAAGCCGGGCCCGACGCCGGCGATCTTGTCGCCGGCCAGCAACAGGTCGGCGGTCTCGATGTCTCCGATGACGGGGTCCAGCGTGTGGATCGTCGCGTTGACGAACAGTAGCGGTCCAGCTGCGTCGTTCAGCGCGGCTCTGTCGATCTTCGGTGCGGCCATGCACTCACCATCGGCGCTGGGACCGGCCGCAACCAGTGCGGGGTTTTCCGGGGTGCGGCGCACCCTGGCTACCGGCGGTACTGGAATTTATCCTGGTCACATGCCTGAGACTGACCTTGGCAGGTTCCTCACCGCTCGCCGCGCGCGGTTGGTTCCCGAGGACGTCGGCCTCGTCTCGCACGGCCGGCGCCGGGTGGCGGGGCTGCGCCGGGAAGAGGTCGCCGTGCGTGCCGGGGTGAGTGCCGACTACTACGCGCGGCTCGAGCAGGGCCGGGAACGCGCCCCGTCCGCCTCGGTGCTGGACGGTGTCGCCCGTGCGCTCGATCTGGGCCCGGAGGCTCGCGAGCACCTGTTCCGCCTCGCCGACGTCCCGATCAGCGATCGGGAACCGTTGGAGGATCGCGTCGACGACGATCTGCGGCAACTGCTTGCCGAATGGCCGCACTTGCCCGCCGTCATCGTCAACCGGCGACTGGACCTACTCGCCCGCAACGCGATCGCGGACGCGCTCTACTCGGACTTCGCCGATACGGACAACCTGGCCCGCATGACGTTCCTCGATCCGGCGGGCCGCACGTTCTTCGCCGCCTGGGACCGCGCGGCCGAAGCATGCGTAGCGCACCTGCGACTGGCGCTCGGGTACTGTCCGGACGACCCGCTCACTCTCGCGCTGACCGAAGAACTGGCGGCGGCCGACGACGACTTCCGGTGGTTGTGGGGGCGGCACGACGTGCACGGCAAGACGCACGAAGCCAAGCAATTCCGGCACAGTGCGGTGGGGGATCTGACACTGACCTACCGAACTTTCGACGTTCGCGGCGCGTCGGGCCAGCAACTGATCGTCTACCGGGCGGCGCCGAACAGCCGCGACGCGGACGCCGTTCGACTACTCGGCATGCTCGCACCAACTCACCAAGCCGACGGCGTTGAACCTCGGCACTGGCCGCCGAGCCAGCCGCCGGTGCCCAGCAACTGGTCCGGTGGTGCGCCGACCATCACGTAGTCCCGGCCCATCAACGCGTAGCCGCGCGAGTCGCGTCGAACGCGGCTTGGCCGCACGGGTCGATCCGGTGCGGCGGGCGGACGTCGAGCACGCGCGCCAAGACCAGAGTGTCGCGCTCGACCCAGAACAGGTGCCCGAACAGGGCACGTGTTCAGCAGTTCCGCCTCGTTCGAGGACATTTTACCAGGCACTACGGCGAACCCCGAAGGCGACGCATTCGGGCCCTACTGTCGGAACGATCGGAGGCAGAGTGTGGACAGTGGACAGATAATAAACCCACAACATAGGCTCAGCTCGAACCCCATGACATGCCGGTACGGGCCGCAGGCGATACGGGCGATGGCCTGTTCCAGCGGCCACCCCTTGGCTTTCGCCGAACATTTGCGTGCACCGCCGCATTGCGGCGCCGTCCCCGCGGTGAGCATCTCGGTGCCGAGCGTGTAGCCGCCTCGACGAACAACCGGCGAGGCGACCGGGAATCGTCCAGGATCTGAATGCCGTCCGCCTGCCTGGGACCGGCACGCGCCACCTGCACGTAACGAACGCGGTGCTCGCGCAGGAGCGGCAGAACACAATTGCTCACCATGCGCGCCGTCTCCGGCCACTCGTCCCCGGTCATCGCCGTCAGCACGACGAGGTCGCCCAAGTCGAAATCCCGCGACTGCGGCTCGTGAATCCACAGCAGCAGGATCGCCGTGGAATCGACGCCCATTCCATAGGAGAAGAACACCGCCGGGTGGTGCTGGGTGAGGACGGCGCGGGCTTGACGTCGGGCGGGGGCGGATCCTGGCTGTCGTCGTGCAGTGCGTGGAGGCTGGCGAACGGCTCTTGGAGGTGGTGGCCGCTGATGTCCTCGTCGTTGAGGTACAGGGCGTTGAAGATCGCTTGGTTGAGCATGCGGCGGCATTCCTCGTCGGCCCGGCGGTAGAGGGCTGGGGATCCTCGAGGAGCATGAGTACGAGGTCGATCAGCCGGGCGGATCCGGCGAGTTCTTCGTTGGTTTGGCCGAGCCGTTCGGTCAAACGCTGGCGGCGCCGTTCGATGTCACGGAGCCGTTCTTTGATCTTGGCTTGTGGGAGGGTGCCGTCTGCCGCCAGGTCGAGGAGGTTCTCCTCCTCGCGGGGTCATGACCTTCCCACGGCCGCGCGCCGGATCATGGCGATCGGTGAAACCTTGACCAAGGTCTGGCGGACGTCCCGCGAGCAGGACCTGCCGCCGGAGGAGGTCGCCGATCGCATGGCGGAGCAGCCCGATCGCATGGCGGAGCAGTGCACCGAGGCCATGCGCCCGCTGAGCCCCTGCCCCTTGCCGGCGCGGGCCGTGTACTAGCGATTCGCGTCAAGTGCCCGCTCTCGTCCGTCGCGCCCCAGGCGCGACGGGCTGGGGCGGTACGGCCGGGTCGCCGTTGGCCCGCGCCTTTGAGCACGCCGAAGGCGCGGGGCTTCCCTAGGAGCGCCGCTCGGTGGACCCTCGCAGAAGCAGACAGTCGACAAGGAGGACTGAATTGTTCGAGGAAGCCCAGTACTTCGCTCCTGTGACGCGGGACGAACACGGGGCGGTGACGGTAGAGCTGGCGCGGACTCACCCGGGTTTCGCCGACCCGGTCTACCGTGAACGCCGTAACCAGATCGCTCATCTCGCGCTCAACCATCGGCGCGGCGAGCCGATCCAGCAAGCCCGCTACACCGCCGAGGAGCATGAAGTGTGGCGGCTCGTCTCGGCCGAACTGAAGGCCAAGCACGAGGTCTACGCCTGCGCCGAGTACCTGGACGCCAAAGACCGCCTGGACCTGCCCGCCGACCGGGTGCCGCAGCTGGAGGCGGTGTCCCGGCTGCTGGAGCCGCTGACCGGCTTCCGCTACCTGCCGGCCGCCGGGCTGGTCCCGCTCCGCGACTTCTACGGGTCCCTGGCGGACTCCTATTTCCACTCCACGCAGTACATCCGGCACCACAGCGTCCCGTTCTACACGCCCGAGCCGGACGTGATCCACGAGGTGATCGGGCACGGCAACGCCCTGGCGTCCGACCGGTTCGCCGCCCTCTACCGCGCCGCCGGAGGGGCCGCCCGCCGCGTCGAGACGACCGAGGCCCTGGAGTTCGTCTCCAAGGTCTTCTGGTTCACTCTCGAGTTCGGCGTGCTGTACGAGGACGGCGAGCTGCGCGCCTACGGTGCGGGGATCCTGTCGTCGTACGGCGAGATCGAGGAGTTCCGGCACATGCACATCCACCCGCTCGACCTCAAGATCATGGGTTCGACGCACTACGACATCACCAAGTACCAGGACCACCTGTTCGCCGCCGACTCCCTCGCCCAGGTCGAGGACGTCGCGGGCGCTTTCTGGGACACCTGCACCGACGAGTCGATCGCTGCACTCAGCAGGTAGGGACGCAGAACTGACGCCCCGCTGACGTCCTCAGGCCCAAGGACGTGGGTCCCGGCCTACGGTCAGTTCGGGAGCCTACGGGAGACAGATCAGCGGCGGGCCGGCTCGTCGCGGACGTCTCCCAAGGCCATGCCGTCGCGGTCGATGTCGTCGGCGGTATGGGCGGCCGATGAAGACGACCGGGACGCCCCGCGTCGGCGAGCCGTCCGCCGAGGTAGGCGACCTGGCCGACGCGCGCGCGGATGTTGGTTTCCCGGACCGACTCGGTGATGCCGCGCGCGACGGCCTCCATGTCCCGTCCCGCCATGCCGCCGTAGGTGTGCAGGCTTCGTAGAGGGCGACCAGTTCGCGGGCGCGCTCGGTCAGCTCCGGGTCGCGGACGCGGTCACAGACGAACCTATGGGTGGTGGAAGAGATGGGCATGGTGAGTCCAAGCTCCAGTGCTCAGGCTCCGAGGCCATCGGCTCACTGGGCGGCAGCTTGCTAGTTGGTTACTGTGTCTGGTCGCGCCGTGGCCGCATCTGCATGCCCCGCTCCTTCAAGCGCCTTTGCACGGTCATGTCGCTAACATCGAAGCGCTCGCCGATCCGCGCAAGTGACCAGCCTTTCTCGTAGAGCCGTACCGCCTCATCTACCTGTTCGGGCGAAAGTCCGTGCCGCCGTATCGCGACGCCGGCACGCTGGAGGATCTTGCTCGCTGTCTGCCGATCGATCCCGAACCGCTCGCCCAGCTCATACACGGTCGCTCCTGCCTGATAGCCGTCGATGAGTTGGTGAAAGTCGTTTTCATCGAGCTTGCGCGTCCGTCCGAGTGTTCGAAGGGTTGGAGGCATCTGCGGCGGTGCGCTGGGCGATGGCAGCTTGCGGATCACCGCTTCCAACGCCCTGATGTGGCGTTTCGTGTTGTAGTAAGGTCCAGCAACCTCCACCCATCCCGCCCCGCGTGGGTCGTCACCCTATCGGCGTCAAGACGGTGCGGTCGTAAGGGCCGTTGTGTTTTGCGGCGTGGGTTATTGCTTCGTTGACCTGGTCCAGGGTGAAGCGGGTTACGTGCTCAGGGGCCAGGTCGAGGGCGCCTGAGGCGATGAGGCGGATCATGCCGACGTTCGCTGTGCGCGGGTACATCCATTGGCCGCGCAGGGTTATCGAGTTCCGCATGATCCAGGGATAGGGGAGGGCCAGGTCGGCTCCGCCGAGCATTCCCACGCCGCCCATCAGGATGATCCGTCCGTATTCGCGGACGGTCATGGCCGCCGCTCGGGTCGCCGTGGCCGGTGCCTGAGGGGGTAGCAGGTCGAGTGCCATGTCGATCGGGCCGTCGGCGGCGGCCTGCATCGCGGCGCGGTCGGTGTCTTCGTCGCCGGTTAGTTCGACTGGTGTCAGTCGGGGGGCGAAGCGGTCTGTCAGCAGGGCTAGGGCGGCTTGGTTGCGGCCCGGGGCGATCACCTTGCCGGCGCCCATTGCCAGGGCGATGGCGACCGCGCTGCTGCCCAGGTTGCCTGTCGCGCCGTTGATCAGGATTGTTTCCCCGGCTTGGAGGCGTCCCGCTAGCAGGCCGCCGTAGGGGATGGTGTGGACTCCCAGCGCTGACCATCGCGCGGGGTCGGCTGCCGCTGCTTCGGGCAGCGGGTATGCGTTCTCGGTGGGGACGCGCATGAGTTCGGCGAACGGGCCGTCGTGCATGTGCCGGGCCAGTCGGGCGCCGCCTTCGCCGCGCGAACTCCAGCCTTGCAGGGTGATGTCCGGGGTGAGGGCGTCGTCGCGGGCGCGGACCGTCGAGTCGCACCAGACGATGTCGCCCGTGCGCAGTCTGGTCGCGTCCGGGCCCACGCTCACCACGCGGCCGATGCCGCCCACGCCCGGGACGACCGGTGGTTCGAGCGGGTAGCGCCGTTCGCCGCTGAACACTTCGGCCGCGTACGGGGGAACGCAGGTCGCCAGGACCTCGACCAGGACTTCGCCGCCGCCGGCTCGCGGGTCGGGCACGTCCCGCACTGTGAGCGGGGCGCCGAAATCGGTCAGTGTCGCTGCTCGCATGGGGGAGCCTTTCTGTCGCGTCTTCTGGCCACGGTAGGCAGCGCAGGGACATGCGGGAAGCGACGATCCGGCATCTCTGGTATGCGTAGGCAGCATGGACGTGTCGAGTGCGAGCCTTCGGGTGCTCTGCCAGATCGCCGAGTCGGGGAGCTTCACCGCAGCCGCCGCGCGGCTGGGCTACACGCAGTCGGCGGTGTCGCGGCAGGCGCTCGCCCTCGAACGCAGCGCCGGGGCCGCGCTGTTCGAGCGGCGGCCGGACGGGGTGCGGCTCACCCGGGCCGGACTGACCTTGCTGCGCCACGCGCGGACGATCCTGGAGTCCGTCGACGCGGCCGAACGCGACCTCGCCGGGGGAGTTCCGCGCACGGAGCAGGTGCGGCTCGGGGTGTTCCCGAGCGCGGGGCCGGTGATCCTGCCGGTCGCGCTCGCGCGGCTCGCCGAGACGGCGCCACGGGTCCGGGTCACCACCCGCGAGGGCACGACACCCGGCCTGACGCGGGCGTTGCGCACGGGTTCGATCGACGTCGCGGTCCTGACGTCGCGTCCGCCGTACCGTCCGCCGGACGGCGAGTCGCCGCGCCTGCACCTCACGACGGTCCAGGACACCGAACTTCTCGTGGCGGCGTCGGCCACCGGGACGTTCGCCGGCCGCACGTCGGTGCACGTCGACGAATTGGTGGACGCGCCCTGGGTCGCCGCCCCGTCATCGAGCGCCGAGCCGCTGCTCGGCGTCTGGCCGGGCCTGCCGGGACGGGCGCGAGTCGTCCACAGCGCACGCGACTGGTTGACGAAACTGCAACTGGTCGCGGGCGGTTTCGGCGTCACGACGATCCCGGACCGCCTGTCACCGGTTCTCCCACCCGACGTCATCTGCCTCCGCGTGCGAGGCGCGCCGCCCGAGATCCGTCGCGTCCTCGTCGCCCGGCTCCCCGGCCCGGCCACACCGGCGATCATCGCCGTCACCGGGGCGATCGGGTCCATCGTCGCGTCGTGACGACCGTGCTTCTGGCGAGCGGACCGAAAGTGCTCGCCGCGGCGGGGTCGGCGTGTTTGACCTCGTCGGCGCGGAGGTGGACGGCGCGGTCGGTGAAGCGGGCTGCTCAGCCGTTGTTCTCGGGTAGGCGTTCTATCGTGCAGTCGGTCGGGGTGGCATGGAACCGCGCCCAGGCGCTGTGCCGCAAGTGGTGGGGCTCGGACGACGAGGTCCTGGCGTTCGGCACGGACGTCGCCGGACGGGCCGAGGCGGGCGATCCCGTCGCCGTGATGCTCGCGGTGGCGCATCTGGAGAACGACCTGGCCGCGCTCGCCGCCCCGGACATCCGCGCCGCGCTCGCGGATGTCGCCGACCGGTTCGGCGCGGGACGTCCCGGGCATCCCCGCGTCCGCGAGGCCCACCATCTGTTCGGCGCGGTGTTCTTCCAGGTGGGTGACGAGGAGCGCGCCCGTCGCCATCTGCGGCTCGCGGGCCGGACGTCGCCCCACCCGCTCGCGTGGGGCTACCGTCCGGCGCACGAGAAGCGGTTCACGAAGGCGCTCCGCGCGTTGCGGTAGTTACTCGTAGACGTCCGTTGCTGCGGCTGTGGCGGCGCGGACGCGGCCGGGCGCGTAGTTGGCGGGCGCGCCCGGCACGTAGCGGACGTGGTGGAGGCGGCCGGTGAACGGGAACGCGCGGTGGCGTTCGTGCAGGGGCCACGACACCGGGCCGCCCCGGTCGATGCCGACGGAGATGCCGGTCCACGGTGCCATGCCGACGAGCATCGCTACCTCGTCCAGGGCGGCCAGTTCGGTGTCGCCCGAGTGGACCGACACGCGCCACCGGAAGTCCGGCAGAGCGGTCAGGCGCAGCACCCACGCGGCGGGGCCGGGGGAGGCCGGGCCGGCGTCCAGGGAGTGCAGGGTGCCGTACGCGTTCCAGTCCAGGCGCAGGTGGCCGTCCTCCACGAACAGGACGTAGCCGCCGCCCTGGTCGCCGTGCGCCACCAGGACGCCCGCGTCGCCGGGCGCGAGCGTCGCGCGGACCTCGATGTCCACGTCCCGCAGCGCGATCAGCTTGGACGACCGGTAGCGCTCCAGAGCGGGCGTGCCGGCCGGGAGCGTCACGGGGCGGCTCAGTGCCGCCTCGGCCGGACGGCGGACGTTCAGCAGTCCCGACGCGTCCGACAGGGGGAAGACCGTGTTGCGCCATGCGGCCTGCTCCCACGCGTCGGCCAGCTCGCGGGTCAGCTCGGGGTACTGGGCGGAGACGTCGTCGATTTCAGTCGGGTCGGCTGTGACGTTGTAAAGCTCCCATTCCGCGTCGTCGTAGGGCGTGCCGGGCGCGTGCAGCGTCAGCAGCTTCCAGCCGTCGCGGTAGTAGCCGCGCTGCCCGCCCCACTCGGCGTACTGCTCGGGGTGCGTGCTCGGAACCTGCTCCGACTGCGCGACGGGCGCGAAGCTGGTGCCGTCCAGGTCCAGCACGGGCACGCCCTGACGGGCCGCAGGACGCGACACCCCGGCGAGTTCCAGCAGCGTGGGATACAGATCGGTGACGTACTGGTACTGCGGACGCAGCCCCGAGTCGCCGTCCCCGCGCGGCAGCCCGGCAGGCCACGACAGGACGAACGGCACCCGCACACCGCCCGCGAACGTGTTCCCCTTGTAGAGACGGAACGGCGTATTGGAAGCCATGCCCCACCCGCGCGGATAGTGGACCATCGCCTGCGGCCCGCCGATGAGCGACGGATCCAGCGGCGTGTCCCGCGACCACGACGAGGGCAGCCCCGCCACGTGGACGAACTGGCTGAAGTAGCTCCGCGTCCCGGCGGGACCGCCCTCGGCCGTCCCGCCGTTGTCGGACGTGAACACGACGATGGTGTTGTCCAGTTCGCCGTACTCCTCGATGGCGGCGAGCAGGCGGCCGAGGTTCTGGTCGATGTTCTCGACCATCGCCGCGTAGACCTCCATGTACCGCGCGAGCAGCGACCGTTCCGCGGCGGGCAGGGACGACCAGGCGGGCACGTCCAGGCCGGGCTCGGCGTTGCGGGGCGCGAGCCGCGTCCCGGCAGGGAAGAGCCCGGACGCGAGCTGCCGGGCGAACCGCTCGTCCCGCAGTTCGTCCCAGCCGCCGTCGTACCGGCCGCGCTGCCGGGCGATCGCCTCGGCCGGGGCGCCGAGCGGCCCGTGCATCGCGTGGTGGGCGAAGTAGAGGAAGAACGGACGGTCGTCGGATGCCCGCAGCGACCGGATCATCCCGATGGCCTCGTCGGTGAGGTCGTCGGTCAGGTAGTAGTCGTCGGGGTAGCGGTCGACCTCCACGGGACTGTTGTCGCGGACGAGCCGGTTCGGCGCGAAGAAGCTGTTCAGCCCCTCCAGCGTCCCGTAGTAGCGGTCGAAGCCG comes from Actinomadura rubteroloni and encodes:
- a CDS encoding Atu4866 domain-containing protein translates to MAAPKIDRAALNDAAGPLLFVNATIHTLDPVIGDIETADLLLAGDKIAGVGPGLHTAAGDDGATVVDCSGLSIVPIAGLSTLAPGSPATFAVIDTHGRNAWEYVIWRPEHAVLVVVDGISRATTSSPAVPVARRRPAHSPYVGMWIDESGFLYQELTPDGRYDETRGGRPHAYQGSFWIDGNRIVYLDDLGFWAYGEFLDGVLHHAGYILHRAPQERS
- a CDS encoding VOC family protein, with amino-acid sequence MDFVSIRIITEDVARLVAFYEKVTGVQADWSTEDFAELTTSGATLAIASTRTVPLFAPGSARPADNHSVITEFLVDDVDRVFQNLTGFVTDVVAEPTTMPWGNRSLLFRDPDGNLVNFFTPVTPAAVEKFARARRTR
- a CDS encoding amidohydrolase family protein, which gives rise to MNILFTGGSVVTMDPELGDLARGDVLVSGEHIVAVGPDLRDHPQARGAEIVDTTGRIVSPGFVDTHRHAWQAQLRRSIPDVTDLGAYVTSTLARIAPAYRAHDVYVGTRLAALSALDAGITTMLDFSHNSRSAAHSDAAIQALVDTGIRGVHASMAPHFGDWDQQWPQDVQRLHAAHSSGLVTVRLATLATSEIAGPLHAYAPRLAAFARELGIGVSVDAVFGMSSSAAILDWAKDGLLGPHVTLIHATGLTVEAWRAIGDTGTTVSLAPTSDAQIGLETAIPAIDEALAAGVRPGLSIDVEVALASDMFTQMRALHAIQRMRAVNRAYGTDAIPNRITTRDVLDFATLQGARTNGLDSITGSLTPGKQADLLVVNATDVNTMPLNDAVGTLVLGADPRNIETVLVAGVIRKSGGRLVGVDAAQLHEQVVASRDAILATAAS
- a CDS encoding helix-turn-helix transcriptional regulator, with the translated sequence MSRPTGRVLTLLELLQSGGTRTIAELADRLGVEGRTVRRYVDQLVDLDVPVESVRGRYGGYRLAPGYRLPPLMFGDDEALAVLLGLIAGRRADLTTAQRTANETAAAKIRRVLPKHIARRLDALVESLEFTGRPGTFDIPDAEILLTLADAVRHRRPVAIRYTDREGRRTERTLHAYGIVAHGGRWYVTGENRTFRLDRITDARTRPGSFEKPAGPGPAQRLVEAFATAEYRHEVTIRIHGTDEQIRAHLPPTVARLSPAKDEGWRTVELRAERLDWLPQVLAALDRPFVIERPGELRDVVAARAERLASYARRT
- a CDS encoding dihydrofolate reductase family protein, giving the protein MGQIVANFFISLDGVVERPDQWHFPYFNDEMGETIGAGMKTYDAFLMGRTMYDEWSQYWPQQSADEPFATFINEIPKYVVSNSLTEATWSNTTIIPGATAAEELRALKSSLPRDIGMSGSTTLVRWLLAEKLLDRLELLIHPIVVGHGERLFTDGETYPLTLTQQKTLKTGVLHTTYTPAAA
- a CDS encoding TetR/AcrR family transcriptional regulator, producing the protein MTVPTHRRLPRGRHALPPDEVARTQRARLFLAMAQAMSRQGFAATSVGDVLKLAGVSRQTFYQLFSSKLDCFMATFDAATELLEARLNEAVEGAGTPLERFERAIDAYVTSLASEPGYARLFLVEAHAAGPEAITRRLQFQYRLADRIAGLFDSGSEDARFACRTIAAAVASMVVGPLLDDDPEGLRQLAADMTRHVRRLSECGVL
- a CDS encoding phenylalanine 4-monooxygenase; translation: MFEEAQYFAPVTRDEHGAVTVELARTHPGFADPVYRERRNQIAHLALNHRRGEPIQQARYTAEEHEVWRLVSAELKAKHEVYACAEYLDAKDRLDLPADRVPQLEAVSRLLEPLTGFRYLPAAGLVPLRDFYGSLADSYFHSTQYIRHHSVPFYTPEPDVIHEVIGHGNALASDRFAALYRAAGGAARRVETTEALEFVSKVFWFTLEFGVLYEDGELRAYGAGILSSYGEIEEFRHMHIHPLDLKIMGSTHYDITKYQDHLFAADSLAQVEDVAGAFWDTCTDESIAALSR
- a CDS encoding helix-turn-helix transcriptional regulator; this translates as MPETDLGRFLTARRARLVPEDVGLVSHGRRRVAGLRREEVAVRAGVSADYYARLEQGRERAPSASVLDGVARALDLGPEAREHLFRLADVPISDREPLEDRVDDDLRQLLAEWPHLPAVIVNRRLDLLARNAIADALYSDFADTDNLARMTFLDPAGRTFFAAWDRAAEACVAHLRLALGYCPDDPLTLALTEELAAADDDFRWLWGRHDVHGKTHEAKQFRHSAVGDLTLTYRTFDVRGASGQQLIVYRAAPNSRDADAVRLLGMLAPTHQADGVEPRHWPPSQPPVPSNWSGGAPTIT